The Nitrospira sp. genome window below encodes:
- a CDS encoding type II toxin-antitoxin system VapB family antitoxin — protein MRTTLDLDEKLIRQLMDVTAAKTKTDAIHLAAEELIRRKKLDQLKSLSGTIHLDLDWKRLEKAELKHQSSLKRRRHGHR, from the coding sequence ATGCGCACCACATTAGATCTCGATGAAAAGCTCATTCGGCAGCTGATGGACGTCACCGCCGCCAAAACAAAGACTGACGCCATTCACCTGGCCGCCGAAGAATTGATTCGACGCAAAAAGTTGGATCAGCTCAAGTCGTTGAGCGGCACCATCCATCTGGATCTGGACTGGAAGCGTCTTGAAAAGGCCGAACTCAAGCACCAATCTTCGCTGAAACGCCGACGGCATGGTCATCGCTGA
- a CDS encoding restriction endonuclease subunit S produces MKQDWQTRHLGELCRIRTGKKDVNQGNPDGEFPFFTCAAKHTFSDSFSFDTEALLIAGNGDVGNVSYYKGKFEAYQRTYVLSDFKQVLPRFLYLILEGKLKETVSAETR; encoded by the coding sequence ATGAAACAAGATTGGCAGACAAGACATCTTGGTGAGTTGTGCCGGATTCGGACGGGCAAGAAAGATGTAAATCAAGGCAATCCAGACGGTGAGTTCCCGTTTTTTACCTGTGCTGCCAAGCACACATTTAGCGATAGCTTCTCGTTTGATACCGAAGCATTGTTGATCGCTGGTAACGGGGACGTGGGAAATGTGAGTTACTACAAGGGCAAGTTTGAGGCCTATCAACGCACCTATGTACTCTCGGACTTTAAGCAAGTGTTACCAAGGTTCTTGTATCTCATCCTTGAAGGCAAACTGAAGGAGACTGTTTCGGCAGAAACTCGGTAA
- a CDS encoding MoaD/ThiS family protein: MISVQIFGQTLRAAVEESEFEVPINDHTTVKQLIEANSAQLGPLLQYIKSREALITINKKIGSEDSVVKDGDILKLSFQSRTSYDGNRDIPA, from the coding sequence ATGATATCCGTGCAGATTTTTGGCCAGACGTTACGCGCGGCCGTTGAAGAGAGTGAGTTTGAGGTGCCGATCAACGACCACACGACCGTGAAGCAGCTGATCGAGGCGAACTCGGCGCAGCTCGGGCCGTTACTTCAGTACATCAAGAGCCGAGAGGCACTGATCACGATCAACAAGAAGATCGGATCAGAGGATTCGGTCGTCAAAGACGGCGACATCCTGAAACTCTCCTTCCAATCCCGCACCTCGTACGACGGGAACAGAGATATTCCCGCCTAA
- a CDS encoding Fic family protein — translation MAWVYVTVEQAIEIHGKTVEVSGGGSLGQLDIGKLDAVLQHIQNDDYYPTFDAKLTHLFFCACKFHCFEDGNKRIAITLCAQMLLLNGYLRSINAFIRESENISYHVAAGNISKELLGEWMDAVLSGTEDSEALKLKIFHAISGGNDTL, via the coding sequence ATGGCCTGGGTGTATGTAACTGTCGAGCAAGCGATTGAGATTCACGGAAAAACCGTGGAAGTCAGCGGCGGCGGATCGTTAGGTCAACTGGATATCGGCAAGTTGGATGCTGTGCTACAGCACATCCAGAATGATGACTACTATCCGACGTTCGATGCCAAGCTCACGCATTTATTTTTCTGTGCCTGCAAGTTTCATTGTTTTGAGGATGGCAACAAACGCATCGCCATTACCCTTTGCGCCCAGATGCTCCTCTTGAACGGGTATCTGCGCAGTATCAATGCCTTCATTCGGGAGTCAGAAAATATCAGCTACCATGTAGCTGCCGGCAATATCTCCAAGGAATTGCTTGGAGAATGGATGGATGCTGTGCTCAGCGGCACTGAAGACAGTGAAGCGTTGAAGTTGAAAATTTTCCACGCCATCAGTGGTGGGAACGACACGCTATGA
- a CDS encoding dicarboxylate/amino acid:cation symporter, giving the protein MHDSSGRSPFPLYAQVLLAVLCGATLGVLFGEESYLGGLRNEQLGRLGLWVVWVLKTLAVPLIFVAILDSLIRTSLPLGQGAKLLAICLVNVMVAMIIGLTVMNLWQPGKSWQCHVENLLQVVPGTNLKPVGTASEHPLKDLLLYIPRTIADPFGNNNIIGVVLVALALGLALRWARKKSGQAGGVLDHVAWTIERLYGWLVTVLWWVILVVPFAVFGVVANVVGRSGIEVFSVLWIFLAAMLLGLAVHALLYYPLVAWWVGKKPPSVYMGQGADAIMTALSCNSSLATVPITLRCLERMRVSSQSARLAACVGTNLNNDGITLYEAMAALFLAHALGYDLPMSKQILIVVASIIAGAGVAGIPEAGMIVLPLVLAAAGLPEHVILAAIPLIMTVDWIIARARSGVNVMSDMLVAILLDAGKRATVTKAQAEEGM; this is encoded by the coding sequence ATGCATGATTCATCAGGCCGGAGCCCATTTCCACTGTATGCGCAGGTTCTCCTTGCGGTGTTATGCGGCGCGACGCTCGGCGTCCTGTTTGGCGAAGAGTCCTATCTAGGCGGCCTCCGTAACGAACAGCTGGGTCGGCTTGGTCTCTGGGTCGTATGGGTGCTCAAGACGCTGGCCGTCCCGCTGATCTTTGTGGCCATCCTCGATTCGTTGATCCGGACCTCTCTCCCGCTCGGTCAGGGAGCAAAGCTGCTCGCCATTTGCCTTGTGAACGTCATGGTGGCCATGATCATCGGCCTCACCGTCATGAATCTCTGGCAGCCGGGGAAGTCATGGCAGTGCCATGTCGAGAACTTGCTCCAGGTCGTGCCGGGAACGAACCTTAAACCGGTCGGGACCGCATCCGAACATCCGCTCAAAGATCTGTTGTTGTATATTCCCCGAACGATCGCCGATCCGTTTGGGAACAATAACATCATCGGTGTCGTTCTCGTGGCGCTGGCGCTTGGTCTGGCGTTGCGTTGGGCGAGGAAGAAGAGCGGTCAAGCCGGCGGCGTGCTCGATCACGTGGCTTGGACTATTGAGCGCCTCTATGGCTGGCTCGTGACGGTTCTCTGGTGGGTGATTCTAGTCGTGCCGTTCGCCGTGTTCGGGGTCGTGGCGAACGTCGTCGGCCGGTCGGGGATCGAGGTCTTCTCCGTGCTCTGGATTTTCCTTGCAGCCATGCTGCTCGGCCTTGCCGTGCATGCGTTGCTCTACTATCCGCTCGTCGCCTGGTGGGTGGGAAAGAAACCGCCGAGCGTCTATATGGGGCAGGGTGCCGACGCGATCATGACGGCGTTGTCGTGCAATAGCAGCCTAGCGACCGTGCCGATCACCCTCCGCTGTCTCGAACGTATGCGCGTCTCGTCACAGTCAGCTCGCCTTGCCGCCTGTGTCGGGACCAATCTCAACAACGACGGCATCACCCTCTATGAAGCAATGGCGGCGCTGTTCCTCGCCCATGCCCTCGGGTACGATTTGCCGATGTCGAAGCAGATCCTGATCGTCGTGGCATCCATCATTGCGGGCGCCGGCGTGGCGGGCATTCCGGAAGCGGGAATGATCGTGCTGCCGCTCGTCCTGGCCGCGGCCGGTCTTCCGGAGCATGTGATTCTTGCCGCCATTCCTCTCATCATGACGGTGGACTGGATCATCGCCCGCGCCCGCTCCGGCGTGAACGTCATGAGCGACATGCTCGTGGCGATTCTGCTGGACGCGGGGAAGAGGGCAACAGTGACGAAAGCTCAGGCTGAAGAGGGAATGTAA
- a CDS encoding N-6 DNA methylase: MPDTLHSWNVSFRNIDDVLRKEAGCTTELDYTEQTSWLLFLKYLDALEQDKADEARLEGKRYSFILDKPYRWESWAAPKSKGGKPDHNAANTGPDLTEFVNLKLFPYLHGFKQKASGPNTIEYKIGEIFGEIKNKIQSGYNLREIIDHIDELRFRSQKEKHELSHLYEAKIKNMGNAGRNGGEYYTPRPLIRAMVQVVKPKIGDRIYDGACGSAGFLCEAFVYLTAKGDLSTKDLKTLQERTFYGKEKKSLAYVIAIMNMILHGIEAPNIIHTNTLTENLADIQEKDRYEVVLANPPFGGKERKEVQQNFPIRTGETAFLFLQHFIKMLRAGGRGGVVIKNTFLSNTDNASVSLRKLLLESCNLYTVLDCPGGTFQGAGVKTVVLFFEKGAPTRKIWYYLLDPGRSLGKTNPLNDDDLKEFVKLQKTFADSPKSWTVDAKSVDQETFELSVKNPNGGEVVAHRSPQEIMDEIASLDAESAEVLRKIKALL, translated from the coding sequence CTGCCTGACACCCTTCACTCATGGAACGTCAGCTTTAGAAACATCGACGACGTGCTCCGGAAGGAAGCCGGTTGTACGACGGAGCTGGACTATACCGAGCAGACCTCTTGGCTCTTGTTCCTGAAATATCTCGACGCGCTGGAGCAGGACAAGGCGGACGAAGCCAGGCTGGAGGGGAAGCGCTACAGTTTCATCCTCGATAAGCCCTACCGATGGGAGAGCTGGGCGGCGCCGAAGAGCAAGGGTGGGAAGCCTGACCACAACGCGGCTAACACAGGTCCCGACCTCACCGAGTTCGTCAACCTGAAGCTCTTTCCCTACCTGCATGGCTTCAAGCAGAAGGCCAGCGGGCCGAACACCATCGAGTACAAGATCGGCGAAATCTTCGGCGAGATCAAAAACAAGATCCAGAGCGGCTACAACCTGCGCGAGATCATCGACCACATCGACGAACTGCGCTTCCGCTCGCAGAAAGAGAAGCACGAACTCTCGCACCTCTACGAAGCGAAGATCAAGAATATGGGCAACGCAGGGCGCAACGGTGGCGAGTACTACACGCCGCGTCCGCTCATCCGCGCCATGGTGCAGGTGGTGAAGCCCAAGATCGGCGACCGTATCTATGACGGTGCCTGTGGTTCGGCAGGGTTCTTGTGCGAAGCATTCGTCTATCTGACCGCCAAGGGCGATCTGTCAACGAAGGATCTTAAGACGCTGCAAGAGAGGACGTTCTACGGGAAGGAAAAGAAGTCCCTCGCCTACGTGATTGCGATCATGAACATGATCCTGCACGGCATTGAGGCGCCGAACATCATCCACACCAACACGCTCACGGAAAACCTGGCCGACATTCAGGAGAAAGACCGGTATGAGGTCGTCCTGGCCAATCCGCCCTTCGGCGGCAAAGAGCGGAAGGAAGTGCAGCAGAACTTTCCCATCCGCACCGGCGAGACGGCCTTTCTGTTCTTACAGCATTTCATCAAGATGCTCAGGGCAGGCGGTCGCGGCGGCGTGGTCATCAAGAACACGTTCCTCTCCAACACCGACAATGCCTCTGTGAGCTTGCGCAAGCTGCTCCTGGAAAGCTGTAATCTCTACACGGTCTTGGATTGCCCCGGCGGTACGTTCCAGGGGGCTGGCGTGAAGACCGTCGTCCTGTTCTTCGAGAAAGGCGCTCCCACCAGAAAGATTTGGTACTACCTGCTCGATCCAGGCCGCAGCCTCGGGAAGACCAATCCGCTCAATGATGATGACCTGAAAGAGTTCGTGAAACTGCAGAAGACCTTTGCCGACTCGCCCAAGTCGTGGACTGTGGATGCCAAGAGCGTCGACCAGGAGACTTTCGAATTGTCGGTGAAGAATCCCAACGGCGGTGAGGTAGTGGCGCACCGTAGCCCGCAAGAGATTATGGACGAGATTGCCTCGCTGGATGCAGAGAGCGCAGAAGTGCTGAGGAAAATTAAGGCGCTTCTATGA
- a CDS encoding DNA-binding protein, which translates to MNKDLTNSAVDRQNILNNPYALAEIEKAAGLRGIPFEGKTVVLKEQVAAFFEVTLRTVENYLEQNAEELARNGYEVVTGNRLKSLKISIQEMGDPETHFGITTKTVRLGVLDFRAFLNLAMLMTESERAGLLRKAILDIVIDTINRRTGGGTKYINQRDEDFIQSAFIEENYRKQFTDALKDCVDMGNFKYALYTDKIYVSIFREKAQVYRRVLRLDKRANVRDTFYSEVLDVIASYEAGFADVLVQDFTAKGRKLTSWEVDALFLAFEKQAHWKPLVEKARNKMASRDLAFRDALHLQLQEYVTPLQRDEFERFLGEKSKELAERLEEAKDVMKRLKERE; encoded by the coding sequence ATGAACAAAGACCTCACCAATTCGGCGGTGGATCGGCAGAATATCCTGAACAATCCCTATGCCCTCGCTGAAATTGAGAAGGCGGCGGGCCTCCGTGGTATCCCGTTCGAGGGGAAGACGGTCGTCCTCAAAGAACAAGTGGCGGCGTTTTTCGAGGTGACGCTCCGCACTGTGGAAAATTACTTGGAGCAGAATGCCGAAGAACTGGCCCGAAACGGGTATGAGGTGGTGACGGGCAACCGACTGAAATCATTGAAAATATCTATTCAGGAGATGGGTGATCCCGAAACACATTTCGGGATCACCACAAAGACGGTCCGGCTTGGAGTGCTTGATTTTCGAGCTTTTCTGAATCTCGCCATGCTCATGACAGAGTCCGAACGGGCAGGACTGTTGCGCAAGGCCATTCTGGACATCGTCATCGACACGATCAACCGGCGTACCGGCGGCGGGACAAAGTACATCAATCAGCGAGACGAAGATTTCATCCAATCTGCGTTTATTGAGGAGAACTATCGCAAACAATTCACGGACGCGCTGAAGGATTGCGTAGACATGGGGAATTTCAAGTATGCGCTCTACACGGACAAGATTTACGTGAGCATCTTCCGTGAGAAGGCGCAGGTCTATCGCCGGGTGCTGCGTCTGGACAAACGCGCCAATGTCCGTGACACCTTTTATTCGGAGGTGCTGGATGTCATCGCATCGTACGAAGCTGGCTTCGCAGATGTGTTGGTACAAGATTTTACAGCCAAGGGGCGCAAGCTCACTTCCTGGGAAGTGGATGCCTTATTTCTGGCATTTGAAAAACAAGCGCATTGGAAACCGTTGGTTGAGAAGGCGCGCAACAAAATGGCCAGCCGCGATCTGGCGTTCCGCGACGCCCTGCACCTTCAGCTTCAGGAGTATGTCACTCCGCTCCAGCGTGATGAGTTTGAGCGGTTTCTTGGTGAGAAGAGCAAGGAATTGGCCGAGCGTCTGGAAGAGGCGAAGGACGTGATGAAGCGTCTTAAAGAACGAGAATAA
- a CDS encoding DEAD/DEAH box helicase family protein — MNEAETRAEHIDPALKAAGWGVVEGSRILREYPITLGRIEGLGRRAKPLIADYVLVYRNHKLAVIEAKAWDEELTEGVGQAKDYAGKLAVRFTYSTNGQGIYAIDMETGTEGEVPHYPGPEELWSLTFAKQDAWRDRFSAVPFEDKGGSHPSRYYQDIAVERVMQAMADGKPRILLTLATGTGKTFIAFQIAWKLFHSRWNLSREPTRRPRILFLADRNILANQAYNAFSAFPEDALVRIEPEDIRKKGKVPKNGSLFFTIFQTFMSGPGETPYFGDYPPNFFDFIVIDECHRGGANDESNWRGILEYFAPAVQLGLTATPKRKDNVDTYAYFGEPVYVYSLKDGINDGFLTPFKVKQISTTLDEYVYTPDDTLVEGEIEAKKRYQESDFNKIIEIKEREKKRVEIFMGQINQQEKTLVFCATQDHALAVRDLINQMKTSTDPNYCQRVTANDGELGEQHLRDFQDNEKTIPTILTTSQKLSTGVDARNIRNIVLMRPINSMIEFKQIIGRGTRLYDGKDYFTIYDFVKVHHHFSDPEWDGEPIEPEPRREGKTIPPVPPVADRVREEPVEYVKRKRIKVKLADGKARTIQHMMVTTFWHPDGTPMSAQQFLELLFGKLPEFFHDEAELRAIWSVPETRARLLQGLAEKGFGAEQMAEMQRIIDAENSDLFDVLAHVAYAMVPLTREERAARARVEISAHFNGKQQAFLDFVLAQYVKVGVEELAQDKLSPLLKLRYHNAIADAVADLGEPEEISTVFVGFQKYLYQPHIQSGL, encoded by the coding sequence ATGAACGAAGCCGAAACCAGAGCCGAGCACATCGATCCCGCTCTCAAGGCGGCTGGTTGGGGTGTCGTCGAGGGCAGCCGCATTCTCCGTGAATATCCCATCACACTCGGTCGCATAGAGGGCTTGGGACGGCGCGCGAAGCCGCTCATCGCCGATTATGTACTTGTCTATCGCAACCACAAGCTGGCGGTCATTGAAGCCAAGGCCTGGGATGAAGAACTCACCGAAGGGGTTGGGCAGGCCAAGGACTATGCGGGGAAGCTGGCCGTCCGCTTTACCTACTCGACCAACGGTCAGGGCATCTACGCCATCGATATGGAGACCGGCACGGAGGGTGAGGTGCCGCACTATCCCGGTCCGGAAGAACTCTGGAGCCTGACCTTCGCCAAACAGGACGCCTGGCGGGATCGATTCTCTGCGGTTCCGTTCGAGGATAAAGGCGGGTCGCATCCCAGCCGCTACTATCAGGACATTGCGGTTGAGCGCGTGATGCAGGCCATGGCTGATGGCAAGCCGCGCATTTTACTCACACTGGCCACCGGCACCGGCAAGACCTTCATCGCCTTTCAAATCGCTTGGAAGCTCTTTCACAGCCGCTGGAACTTGAGTCGGGAGCCCACACGGCGTCCGCGCATTCTGTTCCTGGCCGACCGGAATATTCTGGCGAATCAGGCCTACAACGCTTTCTCTGCTTTTCCGGAGGACGCGCTGGTGCGGATTGAGCCGGAGGATATCCGGAAGAAGGGGAAAGTCCCGAAGAACGGCAGTCTGTTCTTCACTATCTTCCAGACTTTCATGAGCGGTCCAGGCGAGACACCCTATTTCGGCGACTATCCGCCGAACTTCTTTGATTTCATCGTCATCGACGAATGCCATCGCGGCGGGGCCAACGACGAGAGCAACTGGCGCGGCATCCTGGAATACTTCGCGCCCGCCGTGCAGCTCGGCCTGACCGCCACGCCCAAACGCAAAGACAACGTGGATACCTATGCCTATTTCGGCGAGCCGGTTTATGTTTACTCCCTCAAGGACGGCATCAACGACGGCTTCTTGACGCCCTTCAAGGTGAAGCAGATCTCCACAACGCTTGATGAGTACGTCTACACGCCGGACGATACGCTCGTGGAAGGGGAGATCGAGGCGAAGAAGCGCTACCAGGAGAGCGACTTCAACAAGATTATCGAGATCAAGGAGCGCGAGAAGAAGCGTGTTGAGATCTTCATGGGGCAGATCAACCAACAGGAGAAGACGCTGGTCTTTTGCGCCACGCAGGATCACGCCCTGGCCGTGCGCGACCTCATCAATCAGATGAAGACGAGCACGGATCCCAACTACTGCCAGCGGGTGACGGCGAACGATGGCGAACTCGGCGAACAGCATCTCCGCGACTTTCAGGACAACGAAAAGACCATCCCGACGATCCTGACCACCTCTCAAAAGCTCTCGACCGGGGTCGATGCTCGCAACATTCGGAACATCGTGCTGATGCGGCCGATTAACTCCATGATCGAGTTCAAGCAGATCATCGGGCGAGGGACGCGGCTCTACGACGGGAAGGATTATTTCACGATCTACGATTTCGTGAAGGTGCATCATCACTTCAGTGATCCTGAGTGGGATGGGGAACCGATCGAGCCGGAACCAAGGCGGGAAGGTAAGACGATTCCTCCAGTACCTCCAGTGGCCGATAGAGTGCGTGAAGAGCCTGTCGAATATGTGAAGAGAAAGCGCATCAAGGTGAAGCTGGCAGACGGGAAAGCCCGCACTATCCAACACATGATGGTGACGACCTTCTGGCATCCCGATGGTACACCGATGTCGGCACAGCAATTCCTTGAACTGCTCTTCGGCAAGCTGCCGGAGTTTTTCCACGATGAGGCGGAACTTCGCGCCATCTGGAGTGTGCCGGAGACCAGGGCCCGGCTGTTACAAGGGCTGGCCGAGAAGGGATTCGGTGCCGAGCAGATGGCAGAGATGCAACGCATCATCGATGCGGAAAACAGCGACCTGTTCGATGTGCTGGCGCATGTGGCCTATGCGATGGTCCCGCTCACACGAGAAGAGCGGGCTGCTAGAGCCAGGGTGGAGATCAGCGCTCACTTTAACGGCAAGCAGCAGGCCTTTTTGGATTTCGTCCTTGCCCAATATGTGAAAGTCGGCGTGGAGGAATTGGCGCAAGACAAGCTGTCACCGTTACTGAAGCTCAGATATCACAATGCCATTGCCGATGCCGTGGCCGACCTTGGTGAGCCGGAGGAAATCAGCACGGTCTTCGTTGGGTTTCAGAAGTATTTGTATCAACCGCACATACAAAGCGGCCTGTGA
- a CDS encoding restriction endonuclease subunit S: MPYIKVGMLTEFRLPVPPLSEQHRIVGILDEAFDGLARATANAEQNLRNARALFESHLQSVFSQGGEGWGKKRLDQVCSFSSGGTPCKSKRSYWSGKIPWISGRDMKSTQLSDSLLHISRSAVDESSTRMAPAGTLLILVRGMGLAHGAQIAELLVPCAFNQDIRAIHPESDLIPRYLLFALRDRINSSDNVLSSAAHGTLKIDSDELKSVMIPVPSRGHQQRVVTTIDSLSEETQRLESIYQQKLAALDELKKSLLHQAFTGEL, translated from the coding sequence ATGCCATATATCAAAGTCGGCATGTTGACCGAATTTCGACTACCTGTTCCCCCGCTCTCCGAACAGCACCGCATCGTCGGCATCCTCGACGAAGCATTTGATGGCCTCGCCCGCGCCACAGCCAACGCTGAACAGAACCTCCGCAACGCCCGCGCCCTCTTCGAAAGCCACCTCCAATCCGTCTTCAGTCAGGGCGGCGAGGGGTGGGGAAAGAAACGACTAGACCAAGTATGCAGTTTTAGCAGTGGCGGTACTCCGTGCAAAAGCAAACGCAGCTATTGGAGTGGCAAGATACCTTGGATTTCTGGACGTGATATGAAATCAACCCAACTATCCGATTCGCTGTTGCACATTTCAAGATCCGCAGTTGACGAGTCCTCAACACGCATGGCGCCAGCAGGAACGCTCCTAATTCTTGTTCGCGGTATGGGGCTGGCACATGGCGCCCAAATTGCCGAGTTACTGGTTCCCTGTGCATTCAATCAAGACATTAGAGCAATCCATCCTGAGTCAGACCTGATCCCTCGGTATCTCCTTTTCGCACTACGTGACCGAATCAATTCAAGCGACAACGTCTTGAGTAGTGCGGCCCACGGAACACTCAAGATAGACTCAGATGAACTAAAGAGTGTGATGATCCCTGTTCCTTCACGCGGTCACCAACAAAGAGTTGTGACAACGATCGATTCCCTTTCAGAAGAAACCCAACGCCTCGAATCCATCTACCAGCAAAAGCTCGCCGCGCTGGACGAGTTGAAGAAATCGTTGCTGCATCAGGCGTTCACTGGAGAACTGTAG
- a CDS encoding PIN domain-containing protein, with the protein MVIADTSVWIPFFNRPDSDEKAALDLLIDADEVMLVGVVLAELLQGCRTPSERETLSDALSALPYREVSTTTWMRTGDLSASLLRKGMTLPLSDLLIATLAIEHGCRVYSLDAHFKKIPGLSLYIPSSA; encoded by the coding sequence ATGGTCATCGCTGATACATCTGTCTGGATTCCTTTTTTCAACCGCCCGGACTCCGACGAAAAGGCTGCCCTGGACCTGCTTATCGATGCCGACGAGGTGATGCTCGTCGGAGTGGTGTTGGCTGAGTTGCTCCAGGGTTGCCGGACCCCCTCGGAACGGGAGACACTTTCAGATGCCTTATCAGCCTTACCCTATCGCGAAGTGAGCACTACAACCTGGATGCGCACCGGTGATCTATCGGCATCGCTCCTTCGCAAAGGAATGACCCTCCCGCTTTCAGATCTCCTGATCGCAACATTAGCCATCGAGCATGGCTGCCGTGTGTACAGTTTGGATGCTCATTTCAAAAAGATTCCAGGCCTATCTCTTTACATTCCCTCTTCAGCCTGA
- a CDS encoding DUF2283 domain-containing protein: MAEKVTIRFDPEADYLEVQFREAPGFMRPTAHDAVMERVDEQGHVLGFSVLGVSRFPKDHPLEAELAVGQ, translated from the coding sequence ATGGCCGAAAAAGTAACAATCCGGTTTGACCCGGAAGCTGATTATCTGGAAGTCCAGTTTCGGGAAGCGCCCGGCTTCATGCGGCCCACTGCCCACGATGCCGTGATGGAGCGTGTGGATGAACAGGGCCATGTCCTCGGCTTCAGCGTGCTCGGCGTCAGCCGCTTCCCGAAGGACCATCCATTGGAAGCCGAACTTGCTGTTGGGCAATAA